The following coding sequences lie in one Cannabis sativa cultivar Pink pepper isolate KNU-18-1 chromosome 5, ASM2916894v1, whole genome shotgun sequence genomic window:
- the LOC115716477 gene encoding uncharacterized protein LOC115716477, whose amino-acid sequence MATELGLLSLTHLHNLAQSQDNQNQDQDHYHQLNPNTLTPTTTTTTTPSWMWNPKHHQEPHEDDSWEVRAFAEDTGNVMGTTWPPRSYTCAFCRREFRSAQALGGHMNVHRRDRARLHQVLPPSNSITNHHHQHHPGGGGVSGAAATGTVVAASSFLIPTGEFVSSTATNGGGNGSGLCLLYQLPNSNYNGAGAGSGTYISSTNACSSDDNHYQHRTHLSISPNQGGAAGSRPMIGGSSSSNYMMNNAYPNNQSWAVAAEDHDDHNNNEKEEEELDLELRLGHGPTSSN is encoded by the coding sequence ATGGCTACTGAGCTTGGTCTTCTCTCCTTGACCCACCTCCACAACTTGGCTCAATCACAAGACAACCAAAATCAAGATCAagatcactatcatcaattaaaCCCTAATACCCTAACCccaactactactactactaccacTCCTTCTTGGATGTGGAACCCTAAACACCATCAAGAACCTCATGAGGATGACTCATGGGAAGTCAGGGCGTTTGCCGAGGACACCGGCAACGTCATGGGGACCACGTGGCCGCCGAGATCCTACACCTGTGCTTTTTGCAGGAGAGAATTCCGGTCAGCACAGGCACTCGGCGGCCACATGAATGTCCACCGCCGAGACCGCGCTAGACTTCACCAAGTCCTACCTCCATCAAATTCTATAACTAACCACCACCACCAGCATCATCCTGGTGGTGGTGGTGTATCTGGAGCAGCAGCCACTGGTACTGTCGTGGCTGCTTCTTCTTTCTTAATCCCTACAGGAGAATTTGTCTCCTCTACCGCCACCAATGGAGGAGGCAACGGTAGCGGATTATGTCTTCTCTACCAATTACCAAACTCTAATTACAACGGTGCCGGCGCCGGCTCCGGCACTTACATTTCAAGTACAAATGCATGCAGTAGTGATGATAATCATTATCAGCACCGAACTCATCTTTCTATCTCTCCTAATCAAGGCGGAGCCGCCGGGTCACGGCCGATGATCGGaggtagtagtagtagtaattATATGATGAATAATGCTTATCCTAATAATCAGTCATGGGCTGTTGCTGCTGAAGATCATGATGATCATAATAAcaatgaaaaagaagaagaagaactcgaTCTGGAGCTTAGGCTAGGGCATGGCCCAACCTCATCTAACTAA